In one Nocardioides sp. NBC_00368 genomic region, the following are encoded:
- a CDS encoding DUF6325 family protein, with translation MDRGPVEILFLSMSEEVDLGDVVAVLRPSVESGVIKIIDCVLMAKDADGTFRALDLEEQEGLPNELAGLEIDANDLLSDTDIELFATALEPGQAGLAVVYEEVWAREAVTRIRNVGAEVELFLRVPPEDVELAFASAR, from the coding sequence ATGGACCGCGGCCCGGTCGAGATTCTGTTCCTGTCGATGTCGGAGGAGGTCGATCTCGGCGACGTCGTGGCGGTGCTGCGACCTTCGGTCGAGAGCGGGGTCATCAAGATCATCGACTGCGTGCTGATGGCCAAGGACGCCGATGGCACCTTCCGTGCCCTCGACCTCGAGGAGCAGGAAGGCCTGCCGAATGAGCTCGCCGGGCTCGAGATCGACGCCAACGACCTGCTGAGCGACACCGACATCGAGCTGTTCGCCACCGCCCTCGAACCGGGGCAGGCGGGACTCGCTGTCGTCTACGAGGAGGTCTGGGCGCGGGAGGCCGTCACCCGGATCCGGAACGTGGGCGCCGAGGTCGAGCTGTTCCTCCGCGTGCCACCCGAGGACGTCGAGCTCGCCTTCGCATCCGCCCGCTAG
- a CDS encoding SHOCT domain-containing protein, giving the protein MFARRIGRPGLLGTVARTAVIAGTATATSNAINRRQAARAQERAEAQAYEQQQYAAAQAPAPLAPAAPAQNDLIGQLAKLGELHSQGVLSDEEFAAAKQQLLG; this is encoded by the coding sequence ATGTTCGCCCGACGCATCGGCCGCCCCGGCCTGCTCGGTACCGTCGCACGCACTGCTGTCATCGCCGGCACCGCGACGGCCACCTCGAACGCCATCAACCGCCGGCAGGCGGCCAGGGCCCAGGAACGGGCCGAGGCACAGGCGTACGAACAGCAGCAGTACGCAGCGGCCCAGGCTCCCGCACCGCTCGCGCCGGCGGCCCCGGCGCAGAACGATCTGATCGGACAGCTCGCCAAGCTGGGTGAACTGCACAGCCAGGGGGTTCTCAGCGACGAGGAGTTCGCAGCCGCAAAACAGCAACTGCTCGGCTGA
- a CDS encoding DUF7144 family membrane protein has translation MSSTTSRGGGYDTPVKTAFAFSGAIFAGTILTIVGIFQLLAGIAAVAEDKVYVKGVEYVYQFDITAWGWIHLILGVIAIAVGIGMLLGQTWARVSGIMIAVLGSVSAFMFMPYYPFWALAMLALYIFVIWSLAQLMSSDAEF, from the coding sequence ATGAGCAGCACCACTTCACGAGGCGGAGGCTATGACACTCCGGTCAAGACCGCCTTCGCCTTCTCCGGCGCCATCTTCGCCGGCACCATCCTCACGATCGTAGGCATCTTCCAGCTCCTCGCCGGCATCGCTGCCGTGGCCGAGGACAAGGTCTACGTCAAGGGCGTCGAGTACGTCTATCAGTTCGACATCACCGCCTGGGGCTGGATCCATCTCATCCTGGGGGTGATCGCGATTGCCGTCGGCATCGGCATGCTCCTCGGGCAGACGTGGGCCCGTGTCTCCGGCATCATGATCGCGGTCCTCGGCTCTGTCTCCGCGTTCATGTTCATGCCCTACTACCCGTTCTGGGCACTCGCGATGCTGGCGCTCTACATCTTCGTCATCTGGTCGCTCGCGCAGCTGATGTCGAGCGATGCCGAGTTCTGA
- a CDS encoding HdeD family acid-resistance protein: MASSDIPRPEDPSRDAQDMDADQDPIASAPDRPVGSGSVFEGLGDYWGLVLAYGLVTTALGIILAVWPKQTLVVLAVIVAIQVIVSGVFRLIAAVAGSSMEGGLRAVVGFSGALAIIVGLLFLRDPVQTVLIVTLLLGVWWVIGGIVDIIGAVLRPAPGRRMWDITAGAITLLAGAVLLINPVVSLGALLVVSCVWLIAAGIVAIVMAFRLRAEAKG, translated from the coding sequence GTGGCAAGCTCCGACATCCCCAGACCCGAGGACCCGAGCCGCGACGCGCAGGACATGGACGCCGACCAAGACCCGATCGCGAGCGCGCCGGACCGTCCGGTGGGTTCGGGGTCCGTGTTCGAGGGCCTCGGGGACTACTGGGGCCTTGTCCTGGCCTACGGACTGGTCACCACCGCGCTCGGCATCATCCTGGCGGTCTGGCCGAAGCAGACGCTCGTCGTACTCGCGGTGATCGTCGCGATCCAGGTCATCGTGTCCGGCGTGTTCCGCCTCATCGCCGCGGTGGCCGGCAGCTCCATGGAAGGCGGCCTGCGAGCGGTCGTCGGCTTCTCAGGTGCGCTGGCGATCATCGTCGGCCTGCTCTTCCTGCGAGACCCGGTGCAGACGGTGCTCATCGTCACTCTGCTGCTCGGAGTCTGGTGGGTCATCGGAGGCATCGTCGACATCATCGGCGCCGTCCTCCGGCCGGCCCCGGGCCGACGTATGTGGGACATCACCGCCGGAGCCATCACGCTCCTCGCCGGTGCGGTGCTCCTCATCAACCCGGTGGTGTCCTTGGGCGCTCTCCTGGTGGTCTCCTGCGTCTGGCTGATCGCCGCCGGCATCGTCGCGATCGTGATGGCCTTCCGTCTTCGTGCTGAGGCGAAAGGCTGA
- a CDS encoding LuxR C-terminal-related transcriptional regulator, with translation MAIPRSSSDDNSGSAPWPRLPKVYVPRRSLWAELDRSVDAAITLLIAPAGAGKTLGVAGWLREQTGDGPRRAQRWVDGDDSMSPEQLSGMLDAASAADGTPQRVIIDDAHLLPASTHRMINERLNDDPDSMRLVMISRWDLPFTRLVPELLGDLSVIRGNVLRLSDADAEALIVEHARTPSRPVIDAITRQARGWCAAVVLAARSVHASPPGSAGETVFEDGTVGLGDRVASEAFASLSAGARHLLLCTSAETVVTARTAAHLSQDPSAGDTLADLESTGLLVTRAVPLVPDAEEAYRIHPLLAEVVRRRLVAGGVDVARARSTVVRAVRIDRSQGEARGALMRLEAVGAYEEMAVVLAEDGVKSALRGDGDRLSAFARNLAEHVETTPRTWFALAIEAWLDGGVPEAEHWFDRCLAESAAMSEEELACIGLMRARLGLEPLSDAADRAVAVVQGRHGAGGAADILPQLLTELGITQGWLGQLLEAEQSLTSAIGLARSWNMPAVGAAASSHLAMTEYMLGREAACGEIADEAVALLERAYRGRPQSPRSDFIRTRTALATALARTARCPWLELEPIPAAALHPADLCTRFWMRLREAHVTLSGHSVVRARQILEEPLDLPGSFPLPDHLQVALLLNRAELAALATDRRSLKTVEAALTEHGMTGEAALAKALRADLDGDRRLAADLFDTAAQQTTWSQPMTRGIALVGRAELLHELGDTAAAAELLQQVAIETEVRQNAIPFLGWTRQGTPVQTMLGRFPALRPHRWVGRISSGIANLTSLTTYFDQGTPRPTETVDKSAGPLPGLSARERDVLRELARGSTYADISATLFVSENTVKTHVSSLYAKLGVSRRSQALAVARSLNLI, from the coding sequence GTGGCGATACCCAGGTCGAGTTCCGATGACAACTCAGGCAGCGCCCCCTGGCCCCGCCTCCCGAAGGTCTACGTACCACGCCGCTCGCTGTGGGCCGAACTCGACCGCTCTGTCGATGCCGCGATCACGCTGCTGATCGCGCCTGCAGGTGCCGGCAAGACCCTGGGGGTCGCCGGATGGCTTCGGGAACAGACCGGCGACGGGCCTCGGCGCGCGCAGCGCTGGGTCGACGGCGACGACTCGATGAGCCCCGAGCAGCTCTCCGGCATGCTCGACGCCGCATCGGCAGCCGACGGCACGCCCCAGCGCGTCATCATCGACGACGCGCACCTGCTTCCCGCATCCACGCACCGGATGATCAACGAGAGGCTCAACGACGACCCCGACTCGATGCGGCTGGTGATGATCAGCCGTTGGGACCTGCCCTTCACCAGGCTCGTGCCGGAGCTGCTCGGGGACCTGTCGGTCATCAGAGGCAACGTCCTGCGGCTGAGCGACGCCGACGCCGAGGCACTCATCGTGGAGCACGCCCGCACCCCGTCGAGACCCGTCATCGACGCCATCACCCGGCAGGCACGCGGCTGGTGTGCCGCAGTGGTCCTCGCGGCCCGGTCCGTTCATGCGAGCCCGCCGGGCAGCGCGGGCGAGACCGTCTTCGAGGACGGAACCGTCGGTCTCGGTGACCGGGTGGCGAGCGAGGCGTTCGCATCGTTGTCCGCGGGAGCGCGACACCTGCTGCTGTGTACGTCCGCCGAGACCGTCGTCACCGCCAGGACCGCCGCGCACCTCTCACAGGACCCGAGCGCCGGCGACACGCTCGCCGATCTGGAGAGCACCGGGCTGCTCGTGACCCGCGCGGTCCCGCTGGTCCCCGATGCCGAGGAGGCGTATCGGATCCATCCGCTGCTCGCGGAGGTCGTACGCCGCCGGCTGGTCGCAGGCGGGGTCGACGTCGCCCGGGCGCGATCTACGGTGGTGCGTGCTGTCCGGATCGACCGGTCCCAGGGCGAGGCCCGCGGCGCGCTGATGCGGCTGGAGGCCGTCGGGGCCTACGAGGAGATGGCGGTCGTGCTCGCCGAGGACGGCGTCAAGTCGGCGTTGCGTGGCGACGGCGACCGGCTCAGCGCCTTTGCACGCAACCTCGCCGAGCACGTCGAAACGACCCCGAGGACGTGGTTCGCACTCGCGATCGAGGCGTGGCTCGACGGCGGCGTACCCGAGGCCGAGCACTGGTTCGATCGATGTCTGGCGGAGTCAGCGGCTATGTCGGAGGAAGAGCTGGCCTGCATCGGACTGATGCGGGCGCGACTCGGCCTCGAGCCTCTGAGCGACGCGGCGGACAGGGCGGTCGCGGTGGTCCAAGGCAGGCACGGCGCCGGCGGGGCGGCTGACATCCTGCCGCAGCTGCTCACGGAGCTCGGCATCACGCAGGGCTGGCTCGGTCAGCTGTTGGAGGCGGAGCAGAGCCTCACCTCGGCGATCGGACTGGCTCGCAGCTGGAACATGCCGGCGGTCGGTGCCGCTGCCTCCAGTCATCTGGCGATGACCGAGTACATGCTGGGCCGCGAGGCGGCCTGCGGGGAGATCGCTGACGAAGCCGTCGCACTGCTCGAGCGGGCTTACCGAGGTCGCCCGCAGAGCCCTCGTAGCGACTTCATCCGCACCCGGACGGCGCTGGCCACGGCACTCGCCCGCACCGCACGGTGCCCCTGGCTCGAGCTGGAGCCCATCCCGGCCGCGGCGCTCCATCCCGCGGACCTGTGCACCCGGTTCTGGATGAGACTTCGCGAAGCACACGTCACCCTGTCCGGCCACTCGGTCGTGCGCGCCCGCCAGATCCTCGAGGAGCCGTTGGACCTGCCCGGGTCCTTCCCGCTGCCCGACCATCTGCAGGTCGCTCTTCTGCTCAATCGGGCCGAGCTCGCCGCGCTGGCGACCGATCGGCGTTCGCTGAAGACGGTCGAGGCCGCGCTCACCGAGCACGGGATGACCGGCGAGGCAGCGCTGGCCAAGGCCCTGCGCGCCGACCTCGACGGAGACCGGCGGCTCGCCGCGGACCTCTTCGACACCGCCGCGCAGCAGACGACCTGGTCCCAGCCGATGACTCGAGGGATCGCGCTCGTCGGCCGCGCTGAGCTGCTCCACGAGCTGGGCGACACGGCGGCGGCCGCGGAACTGCTCCAGCAGGTCGCGATCGAGACCGAGGTGCGCCAGAACGCAATCCCGTTCCTCGGCTGGACCCGACAGGGGACGCCCGTCCAGACCATGCTGGGTCGGTTCCCCGCGCTCCGGCCGCATCGCTGGGTCGGCAGGATCTCGTCCGGCATCGCGAACCTGACCAGCCTGACGACGTACTTCGATCAGGGCACACCCCGGCCGACCGAGACCGTCGACAAGTCGGCCGGGCCGCTCCCGGGGCTCAGCGCCCGGGAACGCGACGTCCTTCGTGAGCTGGCCCGTGGATCGACGTACGCCGACATCAGTGCCACGCTCTTCGTCTCCGAGAACACGGTGAAGACCCACGTCAGCAGTCTGTACGCCAAGCTCGGCGTCTCGCGACGCAGTCAGGCGCTGGCCGTGGCGAGGAGCCTGAACCTCATCTGA
- a CDS encoding SulP family inorganic anion transporter, which translates to MLTWLRERVRLPRHLFDRRAARRDAAAGAVLGIESVPDGLASGLLAGVNPVAGLYGYLFGLAGGALFTGSAAMAIQGTGAMAIIVADVDLDAYEDPVRALATLTILTGVLMIAAGAFRLGRLLRFVSTSVMTGFISAVGISIVLGQLDNFTGYDSQGGNRVAAALDLLLHLRAVDLASLLVGLTTVAGILVLQRTRLGATGLVVAVVAGSALAAVLNAIGSDSVALVSDVADVPGSLPLPVFPDLSAALDLLLPAASLAFVGLVQGAGVSAGFPNQDGPARPSRDFIGQGAGNVVSGLFRGVPVGGSMSATSLVVSAGARNRFALLVAAGVMAVVIVLLGDVVEHVAMPALAGLLIVVGVGTIKPAKLLAVARTGPVPLTVMLTTLVLTLLMPLQYAVLVGVGLSVLLFVIGQSSRLVTRRLVLGDDHRVIETNPPARLGDREVVVLQPYGPIFFATASALRSQMPEVTPASRRSVVILRLRGADEAGATLLEVLRTYAAELADLDSRLVIVTDNERLVRQLESDGTLGTAGAVYQGSAVIWEATRRAYEDAVAWVAQDAEKTADQERPAVTGAHRDPHRGDWPPDQMAL; encoded by the coding sequence ATGCTGACCTGGCTGCGCGAGCGGGTCCGGTTGCCTCGCCATCTGTTCGACCGTCGCGCGGCCCGGCGTGACGCCGCTGCGGGTGCCGTGCTCGGTATCGAGTCCGTCCCGGACGGGCTGGCCAGCGGCCTCCTCGCCGGGGTGAACCCGGTCGCCGGGCTCTACGGCTACCTGTTCGGCCTTGCCGGCGGGGCACTGTTCACGGGCAGCGCCGCGATGGCGATCCAGGGCACGGGGGCGATGGCGATCATCGTGGCAGACGTCGACCTCGATGCGTACGAGGATCCGGTCCGTGCGCTCGCCACGCTGACGATCCTCACCGGTGTCCTGATGATCGCCGCCGGGGCGTTCCGTCTGGGCCGACTGCTGCGGTTCGTGTCCACGTCGGTGATGACGGGGTTCATCTCCGCGGTCGGCATCAGCATCGTGCTCGGCCAGCTCGACAACTTCACGGGTTACGACTCCCAGGGAGGCAACCGCGTCGCCGCGGCGCTCGACCTGCTGCTGCACCTCCGCGCGGTCGATCTCGCGTCGCTGCTCGTGGGCCTGACGACGGTGGCCGGCATCCTCGTCCTGCAGCGCACCCGGCTGGGCGCCACCGGGCTGGTCGTAGCCGTGGTCGCCGGGTCCGCCCTGGCCGCCGTGCTGAACGCGATCGGCAGCGACTCCGTGGCTCTTGTCTCCGATGTCGCCGACGTGCCCGGCTCGTTGCCGCTGCCGGTGTTCCCGGACCTATCCGCCGCGCTCGATCTGCTCCTCCCTGCCGCCTCCCTCGCCTTCGTCGGCCTCGTGCAGGGCGCCGGCGTCTCCGCGGGTTTCCCGAACCAGGACGGTCCGGCGCGTCCCTCTCGTGACTTCATCGGCCAAGGCGCGGGAAACGTCGTCTCGGGACTCTTTCGGGGTGTGCCCGTCGGCGGGTCGATGTCGGCCACCTCGCTGGTCGTGAGCGCGGGCGCCCGGAACCGGTTCGCGCTCCTGGTCGCGGCGGGCGTCATGGCGGTGGTCATCGTGCTGCTCGGAGACGTGGTCGAGCACGTTGCGATGCCGGCTCTGGCAGGGCTGCTGATCGTCGTCGGGGTCGGCACGATCAAGCCGGCCAAGCTGCTCGCGGTCGCCAGGACCGGGCCGGTGCCGCTGACGGTGATGCTCACGACCCTGGTGCTCACGCTGCTGATGCCGCTGCAGTACGCCGTGCTGGTCGGCGTCGGGCTCTCGGTGCTGCTGTTCGTGATCGGCCAGTCCTCGCGGCTGGTGACCCGCCGCCTCGTGCTCGGCGACGACCATCGGGTCATCGAGACCAACCCGCCTGCGCGCCTCGGCGACCGCGAAGTGGTGGTGCTCCAACCGTACGGCCCGATCTTCTTCGCCACCGCCTCCGCGCTGCGCTCGCAGATGCCGGAGGTGACCCCCGCCTCGCGGAGATCTGTGGTGATCCTGCGGCTCCGTGGCGCAGACGAGGCCGGCGCGACGCTGCTCGAGGTGCTGAGGACGTACGCCGCCGAGCTCGCCGACCTCGACAGCCGGCTGGTCATCGTCACCGACAACGAGCGGCTCGTCCGCCAGCTCGAGTCAGACGGCACTCTCGGCACGGCGGGCGCCGTCTACCAGGGCAGCGCCGTGATCTGGGAGGCGACCCGGCGAGCCTACGAGGATGCGGTCGCCTGGGTGGCACAGGACGCCGAGAAGACCGCAGACCAGGAGCGGCCGGCGGTCACGGGAGCCCATCGTGACCCGCACCGGGGCGACTGGCCTCCCGACCAGATGGCCCTCTAG
- a CDS encoding tyrosine-type recombinase/integrase has protein sequence MVKKSAQGKRKFGQLYTLGSGRIQARYTGPDGRRHPAPMTFEDSDAATAWLLRERRLLEEDPTGWTPPKARAAKKKSQAVTFGAFAERWLLTRKVKGRPLAGRTRDHYQDLLDRFILPTFEETVVKHITPEMVDDWYDATALDTPTYRAHAYGLLRTILKTAVERNVIPANPAHVRGAGSVSAAHDVETATLNEVATIVAMMPAKQRLMILLGAWCSNRYGEIAELRRRDIDLKRMVIRVRREVVWVKDADGRYVATVKAPKTDAGSRDAPIPPHLVPDIKDHLKHHAADGLDGLLFPNAQGGQVRHSTFYGQAPVIDKKTKKIRRKGHGWYAARHAAGRPDLHFHDLRHTALTNAAIAGATIAELMALAGHSTPAAAMRYQHAARDRMQDLAKRLSEMAVGELGANEGSSRSGSAA, from the coding sequence ATGGTCAAGAAGTCGGCGCAGGGCAAGCGCAAGTTCGGTCAGCTTTATACGTTGGGCAGCGGACGCATCCAGGCGCGCTACACCGGTCCGGACGGCCGGCGCCATCCGGCGCCGATGACCTTCGAAGACAGTGACGCCGCGACGGCGTGGCTCCTGCGTGAGCGTCGCTTGCTCGAGGAAGATCCGACGGGTTGGACGCCGCCTAAGGCACGCGCAGCGAAGAAGAAGTCTCAGGCGGTCACCTTTGGCGCGTTCGCCGAGCGGTGGCTGCTGACGCGCAAGGTCAAGGGGCGACCGCTTGCGGGACGAACGCGTGACCACTACCAGGATCTCCTGGATCGCTTTATCCTCCCGACATTCGAAGAGACGGTCGTCAAGCACATCACGCCCGAGATGGTTGACGACTGGTACGACGCAACTGCTCTGGATACGCCGACCTACCGTGCCCATGCGTACGGCTTGCTGCGAACGATCTTGAAGACCGCGGTCGAGCGCAACGTGATCCCGGCCAACCCGGCTCACGTGAGAGGAGCGGGGTCGGTGAGTGCTGCACACGATGTCGAGACCGCAACGCTGAACGAGGTCGCGACGATCGTTGCCATGATGCCTGCGAAGCAGCGGCTCATGATCTTGCTCGGAGCGTGGTGCTCCAACCGTTACGGCGAGATCGCCGAGCTCAGACGCCGCGACATCGATCTCAAGCGCATGGTGATCCGCGTGCGCCGCGAGGTCGTCTGGGTCAAGGATGCGGACGGACGCTATGTCGCCACGGTGAAGGCGCCGAAGACCGATGCTGGCAGCCGTGACGCTCCGATCCCTCCCCACCTCGTTCCCGATATCAAGGACCACCTCAAGCATCATGCGGCCGACGGTCTCGACGGGCTGCTCTTCCCGAACGCCCAGGGCGGGCAGGTCCGTCACAGCACCTTCTACGGCCAGGCGCCGGTCATCGACAAAAAGACGAAGAAGATCCGCCGCAAGGGGCATGGTTGGTACGCCGCCCGCCATGCGGCCGGTCGTCCCGATCTCCACTTCCACGACCTGCGCCACACCGCCCTGACCAATGCTGCGATCGCCGGCGCCACGATCGCTGAACTGATGGCCCTCGCCGGCCACTCGACGCCCGCCGCCGCGATGCGCTACCAGCACGCCGCCCGCGACCGAATGCAGGACCTCGCCAAGCGCCTGTCGGAGATGGCAGTCGGAGAGTTGGGCGCCAACGAGGGCTCGAGCCGATCTGGCAGCGCGGCGTAG
- a CDS encoding helix-turn-helix domain-containing protein: protein MRTAHKQTHDIYLSLPEAAEVVGQSVKTLRRRIAAGTLVAYRFGPRAIRIKRTDLEASGHQVPSARWVE from the coding sequence ATGCGCACAGCCCACAAGCAGACACACGACATCTACCTCTCTTTGCCCGAGGCAGCCGAAGTCGTTGGCCAGTCGGTCAAGACCCTTCGCCGGCGTATCGCGGCGGGAACGCTGGTTGCGTACCGCTTCGGACCGAGGGCGATCCGCATCAAGCGGACTGACCTGGAGGCATCAGGACACCAGGTCCCGAGCGCCCGCTGGGTGGAGTGA
- a CDS encoding class I SAM-dependent methyltransferase, whose translation MRIPFPEIALRAFSRQLGSPSGPLGGVVARILNKGNRTATESAVKALDLKGDEVVADMGFGGGVGLQLLLAASPHGNVLGIEPSGDMLSRARRTFGEAVAAGRLVLHEATMSSLPVADGELDGWISLNTIYFIPELEPAFAELSRVLAPDGRGVLGIADPDWMASQPFVKQNFLLRSVDDVIGQLQEAGFAVERIELDRDGSLYNLLVCTH comes from the coding sequence GTGAGGATCCCGTTCCCCGAAATCGCGTTGAGGGCGTTCAGTCGCCAGCTCGGCAGTCCTTCAGGTCCCTTGGGAGGCGTGGTCGCACGCATTCTCAACAAGGGCAATCGCACCGCCACTGAATCGGCCGTGAAGGCACTCGACCTGAAGGGCGACGAGGTCGTCGCCGACATGGGGTTCGGTGGTGGGGTCGGGCTTCAGTTGCTCCTTGCGGCGTCCCCGCACGGCAACGTGCTCGGGATCGAACCGTCTGGCGACATGCTCTCACGGGCGAGGCGAACATTCGGCGAGGCGGTGGCTGCAGGACGTCTGGTTCTCCACGAAGCGACGATGTCGTCGCTGCCGGTCGCCGATGGGGAGCTCGATGGCTGGATCAGCCTGAACACGATCTACTTCATCCCCGAGCTGGAACCCGCATTCGCGGAGCTGTCGCGGGTTCTCGCGCCCGATGGCCGCGGCGTGCTCGGCATCGCCGACCCGGACTGGATGGCATCGCAGCCGTTCGTCAAGCAGAACTTCTTACTGCGCTCAGTCGATGACGTCATCGGCCAACTCCAAGAGGCAGGTTTCGCCGTCGAACGGATCGAGCTCGACCGCGATGGATCCTTGTACAACCTCTTGGTCTGTACACACTGA
- the sbnA gene encoding 2,3-diaminopropionate biosynthesis protein SbnA, with the protein MPENIHDSLITCVGDTPLLRLRRCFPDPDREVIAKLEMLNPAGSMKDRPARFIIESGLAAGDLRPGMRLVESTSGNLGVALATMAKLHGLAFTAVVDPKTTPTNLRLLQTVGADVELVTERDESGGYLHTRVRRARELAESSPDSVWVNQYANDLNWRAYYETSGREVLDAIQTPVDYLVAAVSTSGSILGLARRLRERYPAMQVVAVDAVGSVIFGAPAGPREIPGYGASRVPELLSRSEIDHVVHIDDARAALGCRHLVATEGVLGGGSSGAVVAAITQFLPTTPPGSRVLTVLPDRGERYLDLVYDDQWLETVSTVGGMAGQRLDVSTRA; encoded by the coding sequence ATGCCCGAAAACATCCACGACTCCCTGATCACCTGCGTTGGCGATACCCCGCTGCTGCGGTTGCGACGCTGCTTTCCGGACCCGGACCGAGAGGTGATCGCGAAGCTCGAGATGCTCAATCCCGCTGGCAGCATGAAGGACCGCCCGGCGCGCTTCATCATCGAATCCGGCCTGGCGGCAGGCGATCTTCGACCTGGGATGCGGCTCGTGGAGAGCACCTCAGGGAACCTCGGAGTGGCGCTGGCAACGATGGCCAAGCTCCATGGGTTGGCCTTCACCGCGGTAGTCGACCCCAAGACGACCCCGACCAACCTTCGACTCCTTCAGACTGTAGGAGCCGACGTGGAGCTGGTAACTGAGCGAGACGAGAGCGGTGGTTACCTACACACCCGGGTCCGCCGGGCCCGGGAGCTCGCAGAATCCAGCCCGGACAGCGTGTGGGTCAACCAGTACGCCAACGACCTCAACTGGCGTGCGTACTACGAGACCAGCGGTCGCGAGGTCCTCGACGCAATCCAGACCCCGGTGGACTACTTGGTGGCAGCCGTATCCACCTCCGGTTCGATCCTGGGACTGGCCAGGCGGCTTCGCGAGCGGTATCCCGCGATGCAGGTCGTGGCCGTAGATGCGGTCGGGTCGGTCATCTTCGGTGCGCCGGCGGGTCCTCGAGAGATTCCCGGCTACGGAGCGAGCCGCGTGCCCGAGCTTCTGAGCCGCTCGGAGATCGACCACGTGGTCCACATCGACGATGCTCGAGCGGCGCTGGGCTGCAGGCACCTGGTCGCGACCGAGGGCGTCCTGGGTGGCGGGTCATCCGGCGCGGTGGTCGCAGCCATTACGCAGTTCCTGCCGACCACACCGCCTGGCAGCCGTGTCCTGACGGTGCTGCCGGACCGGGGGGAGCGGTACCTCGATCTGGTCTATGACGACCAGTGGCTCGAGACGGTCTCCACGGTCGGCGGGATGGCGGGTCAGCGACTGGACGTGTCAACGCGGGCGTGA